A stretch of the Pseudomonas helvetica genome encodes the following:
- a CDS encoding AsmA family protein has protein sequence MKAFGKILGLVLLGLLLIIVALGFALTHFFDPNDYKDEIRQIARDKAHIELTLNGDIGWSLFPWLGLELHDAGVATLANPTQPFADLQMLGLSVRVLPLLRREVQMSDVRVEGLNLRLNRDKNGHGNWEDIGKVPPVAAKADAPATGSTSEPVAEIPTTAEKPAQPIRLDIDSLTVNNARVEYNDEQTGKQFSAESIQLSTGPVHDATNIQVKLTAFLASNQPDVRVRTELNGELRFERALQRYQFEDMKLAGEISGEPLQGKIVTYAAQGQLLLDRAANVAEWTGIKISANQLRALGELKVNNLDKTPQISGGVSIAQFDLAKFVDSIGQKLPAMAEGSLSKVELVSRLAGTPSSVVLDDLNLKVDDSSFSGRIAVEDFAKQSLRVQLKGDTFNADRYLPPKSAEANSAAVARQSEVSSTETNALAGAGSTPLPNAPTKGAWSSDKLIPSERLSKLDLDADLTFGQLTLDKLSIQNAALKATGQGGLLTLENLRGDLYNGNFAAKGTLDVRQPVPLLSLQTQISKVPVENILESQGKKPPVKGLVTLNSNLTASGNSQKALIDSLNGTASFVLNNGVLLNANLEQQLCKGIATLNHKTLSGEPHGKDTPFQELKGNLTLRNGVASNPDLKVRIPGMTVNGNGDVDLRVLGMDYRIGIIVEGDKSDMPDPACQVNERYAGIEWPLRCRGPLELGAKACRLDNERLGQVAGKLAGDKLGEKIDEKLGDKVSPELKNALKGLFKR, from the coding sequence ATGAAAGCGTTCGGCAAAATCCTGGGTTTGGTACTTCTCGGGTTGTTGCTGATCATTGTGGCGCTGGGCTTTGCCCTGACCCACTTCTTCGATCCCAACGACTACAAAGACGAGATCCGCCAAATTGCCCGCGACAAGGCCCACATCGAGCTGACGCTCAATGGCGATATCGGCTGGAGCCTGTTCCCCTGGCTCGGCCTTGAACTGCACGATGCCGGCGTCGCGACCCTGGCCAACCCGACCCAGCCGTTTGCCGACCTGCAAATGCTTGGCCTGTCCGTGCGGGTGCTGCCGTTGCTGCGCCGTGAAGTGCAGATGAGCGATGTCCGCGTCGAGGGCCTGAACCTGCGCCTCAACCGTGACAAGAATGGCCACGGTAACTGGGAAGACATTGGCAAGGTCCCGCCCGTCGCCGCCAAGGCGGATGCGCCAGCTACCGGCAGCACCAGCGAACCGGTTGCCGAAATACCCACCACTGCGGAAAAACCGGCCCAACCGATTCGTCTCGACATCGACAGCCTGACCGTGAACAACGCCCGGGTTGAATACAACGATGAGCAAACCGGCAAGCAATTCAGCGCCGAAAGCATCCAGCTGAGCACCGGCCCGGTGCACGACGCGACCAACATTCAGGTCAAGCTGACGGCATTTCTGGCCAGCAACCAGCCGGACGTACGGGTGCGCACTGAACTCAATGGCGAGTTGCGTTTCGAACGCGCCCTCCAGCGCTACCAGTTCGAAGACATGAAACTGGCAGGCGAAATCTCCGGCGAACCGCTGCAAGGCAAGATCGTGACCTATGCCGCTCAAGGTCAACTGTTGCTGGATAGAGCAGCGAACGTCGCCGAATGGACCGGCATCAAGATCTCTGCCAACCAGTTGCGTGCGCTTGGCGAGCTGAAAGTCAACAACCTGGACAAAACCCCGCAAATCAGCGGCGGAGTGTCGATTGCGCAATTCGACCTGGCGAAGTTTGTCGACAGCATCGGCCAGAAACTCCCGGCCATGGCCGAGGGCAGCCTGAGCAAAGTCGAACTGGTCAGCCGTCTCGCGGGCACCCCGAGCAGTGTGGTGCTGGACGATCTCAACCTGAAAGTCGACGACAGCAGCTTCAGCGGGCGTATCGCTGTCGAGGATTTCGCCAAGCAATCATTGCGCGTGCAGCTCAAGGGCGACACCTTCAACGCTGATCGCTACCTGCCGCCAAAATCCGCCGAAGCCAACAGCGCTGCAGTGGCTCGTCAGTCGGAAGTCAGCAGCACCGAGACCAACGCGCTGGCCGGCGCTGGCAGCACACCACTGCCGAACGCCCCGACCAAAGGCGCCTGGAGCAGCGACAAACTGATTCCGTCGGAACGCCTGAGCAAGCTTGATCTGGACGCCGACCTGACCTTCGGCCAACTGACCCTCGACAAGCTGTCGATCCAGAACGCCGCGCTGAAAGCCACTGGCCAGGGCGGCCTGCTGACTCTGGAAAACCTGCGTGGCGATCTCTACAACGGCAACTTCGCTGCCAAGGGCACGCTCGATGTTCGTCAGCCCGTGCCGTTGCTGAGCCTGCAAACGCAGATCAGCAAGGTCCCGGTGGAGAACATTCTCGAAAGCCAAGGAAAAAAACCGCCAGTCAAAGGTCTGGTCACGCTCAACAGCAACCTGACCGCCAGCGGCAACAGCCAGAAAGCACTGATCGACAGCCTCAACGGCACGGCCAGTTTCGTGCTCAATAACGGCGTGCTGCTCAACGCCAACCTTGAGCAACAACTGTGCAAAGGCATCGCCACCCTGAACCACAAAACCCTCAGTGGCGAACCGCATGGCAAGGACACCCCTTTTCAGGAACTCAAGGGCAACCTGACGTTGCGCAATGGCGTGGCCAGCAATCCAGACCTGAAAGTCCGCATTCCGGGCATGACCGTCAACGGCAACGGTGACGTCGACCTGCGTGTGCTGGGCATGGATTACCGCATCGGCATCATCGTCGAAGGCGACAAGAGCGACATGCCGGACCCGGCCTGCCAGGTCAACGAGCGTTACGCTGGCATCGAGTGGCCATTGCGCTGCCGTGGCCCGCTGGAACTCGGTGCCAAGGCCTGCCGCCTGGATAACGAGCGTCTCGGTCAGGTCGCGGGCAAGTTGGCGGGCGACAAGCTCGGCGAAAAAATCGATGAGAAACTCGGCGACAAAGTCAGTCCGGAACTGAAAAACGCCCTCAAGGGGTTGTTCAAGCGATGA
- a CDS encoding ABC transporter substrate-binding protein, with the protein MLKRLLLVLASASLLLAGAARAAEKTGPDLVLLTENFPPYNMAKNGKNFAQEDNIDGIAVDIVREMFKRAEITYSLTLRFPWERIYKLALEKPGYGVFVMARLPDREKLFKWVGPIGPDDWIMLAKADSKITLESLAQARKYKIGAYKGDAIAETLAKQGLKPIVVLRDQDNAKKLVNGQIDLWATGDPAGRYLARQDGVTGLKTVLRFNSAQLYLALNKDVSDEIVARLQAALDQLRKEGVVDDIMARYL; encoded by the coding sequence ATGCTCAAACGTCTTCTCCTGGTACTCGCCAGCGCCTCGTTACTACTGGCTGGCGCTGCACGTGCTGCAGAAAAAACCGGCCCCGATCTGGTGCTGCTGACGGAAAACTTCCCGCCGTACAACATGGCGAAGAACGGCAAGAACTTCGCTCAGGAAGACAACATCGATGGCATCGCCGTGGACATCGTCCGCGAGATGTTCAAGCGCGCCGAAATCACTTACAGCCTGACACTGCGTTTCCCTTGGGAGCGGATCTACAAACTCGCCCTGGAGAAACCCGGGTATGGCGTGTTCGTCATGGCGCGACTGCCGGACCGCGAGAAACTCTTCAAATGGGTCGGCCCGATTGGTCCGGACGACTGGATCATGCTGGCCAAGGCTGACAGCAAGATCACCCTCGAGTCGCTGGCGCAGGCGCGCAAATACAAGATCGGCGCCTACAAAGGTGATGCGATCGCCGAAACGTTGGCCAAGCAGGGTCTGAAACCGATCGTGGTGCTGCGCGATCAGGACAACGCGAAGAAGCTGGTCAATGGCCAGATCGACCTTTGGGCGACGGGAGATCCTGCTGGCCGTTACCTCGCTCGGCAGGATGGCGTGACGGGCCTCAAGACCGTGCTGCGTTTCAACAGTGCCCAGCTTTATCTGGCGCTGAACAAAGACGTGTCCGACGAAATCGTCGCCAGGCTTCAGGCCGCGCTGGATCAGTTGCGCAAGGAAGGCGTGGTGGACGACATCATGGCGCGGTATCTGTAA
- the hisB gene encoding imidazoleglycerol-phosphate dehydratase HisB, producing the protein MAERKASVERDTLETQIKASINLDGTGKARFNIGVPFLEHMLDQIARHGLIDLDIECKGDLHIDDHHTVEDVGITLGQAFTKAIGDKKGIRRYGHAYVPLDEALSRVVIDFSGRPGLQMHVPYTRATVGGFDVDLFQEFFQGFVNHANVSLHIDNLRGHNTHHQIETVFKAFGRALRMAVELDERMAGQMPSTKGVL; encoded by the coding sequence ATGGCCGAACGTAAGGCGTCAGTCGAGCGCGACACTCTGGAAACCCAGATCAAAGCCTCGATCAACCTGGATGGCACCGGAAAGGCCCGATTCAATATCGGTGTTCCCTTCCTTGAGCACATGCTGGACCAGATCGCCCGTCACGGGCTGATCGACCTGGATATCGAGTGCAAGGGTGACCTGCATATCGACGACCACCACACGGTGGAAGACGTCGGTATCACGCTGGGTCAGGCTTTCACCAAAGCCATCGGCGACAAAAAAGGCATCCGTCGTTACGGCCACGCCTATGTGCCGCTCGATGAAGCGCTGTCGCGCGTGGTCATCGACTTCTCTGGCCGTCCTGGCCTGCAGATGCATGTACCGTATACCCGCGCCACTGTCGGCGGCTTCGATGTCGACCTGTTCCAGGAGTTTTTCCAGGGCTTCGTCAACCACGCCAACGTCAGCTTGCACATCGACAATCTGCGTGGGCACAACACCCACCACCAGATTGAAACCGTGTTCAAGGCCTTCGGTCGCGCATTGCGCATGGCCGTCGAGCTTGATGAGCGCATGGCCGGGCAAATGCCTTCGACCAAGGGCGTTCTGTAA
- the hisF gene encoding imidazole glycerol phosphate synthase subunit HisF has protein sequence MALAKRIIPCLDVDNGRVVKGVKFENIRDAGDPVEIARRYDEQGADEITFLDITASVDGRDTTLHTVERMASQVFIPLTVGGGVRTVQDIRNLLNAGADKVSINTAAVFNPEFVGEAAQHFGSQCIVVAIDAKKVSLPGETPRWEIFTHGGRKPTGLDAVEWAKKMEGLGAGEILLTSMDQDGMKNGFDLGVTRAISDALGIPVIASGGVGNLQHLADGILEGHASAVLAASIFHFGEYTVPEAKAYMAQRGICVR, from the coding sequence ATGGCGCTGGCCAAACGCATCATTCCTTGCCTGGACGTGGATAACGGCCGGGTCGTCAAAGGTGTGAAGTTCGAGAACATCCGTGACGCCGGCGATCCGGTGGAAATCGCCCGTCGCTACGACGAGCAGGGTGCCGACGAGATTACTTTTCTCGACATCACCGCCAGCGTCGATGGCCGCGATACCACGTTGCATACCGTCGAGCGCATGGCCAGCCAGGTGTTCATCCCGCTGACCGTCGGCGGTGGCGTGCGCACCGTGCAAGACATCCGCAACCTGCTCAATGCCGGCGCAGACAAGGTCTCGATCAACACCGCGGCGGTGTTCAATCCAGAGTTTGTCGGCGAAGCGGCGCAGCATTTCGGCTCGCAGTGCATCGTTGTCGCCATCGACGCCAAGAAGGTTTCACTGCCGGGCGAAACCCCGCGCTGGGAGATCTTCACCCACGGCGGTCGCAAACCTACCGGGCTGGACGCGGTGGAGTGGGCGAAGAAGATGGAAGGTCTGGGTGCCGGCGAAATCCTGCTGACCAGCATGGACCAGGACGGCATGAAAAACGGCTTCGACCTGGGCGTCACGCGTGCCATCAGCGATGCACTGGGGATTCCGGTGATCGCTTCGGGCGGCGTCGGCAATTTGCAGCATCTGGCTGACGGCATTCTTGAAGGCCACGCCAGTGCGGTGCTGGCAGCGAGTATTTTCCACTTCGGCGAATACACCGTACCGGAAGCCAAGGCCTACATGGCGCAACGCGGTATCTGCGTCCGATAA
- a CDS encoding OFA family MFS transporter, translating into MSTSTEAGIIPAQSAFLSKERIIAKPGFNRWLVPPAALAIHLCIGMAYGFSVFWLPLSKALGVTAPVACAPDMSFIAQIFSSQCDWPISMLGWIYTLFFIFLGCSAAIWGGWLEHAGPRKAGVVSALCWCGGLLISALGVYTHQIWLMWIGSGVIGGIGLGLGYISPVSTLIKWFPDKRGMATGMAIMGFGGGAMVGAPLAAALMGHFASPAGVGVWQSFLVMAAIYFVFMIGGALSYRVPPTGWKPEGWTAPAKKAANAMITHRHVHVNVAWKTPQFRLVWLVLCLNVSAGIGILGMASPLLQEVFAGKLLGNDLTFGQLDASQLASIAAIAAGFTGLLSLFNIGGRFFWASFSDYLGRKNTYFVFFALGFALYALIPNLGHLGNIALFVAAFCIILSMYGGGFATVPAYLADLFGTQMVGAIHGRLLTAWAAAGVLGPVLVNYLREYQLSIGVERAAAYDITLYILAGLLVLGFLCNLLVRPVADKYFMSDAELAVEQALGHDKGADSTTVLEWKASSGSVPLAIAAWLVVGIPLAWGVWVTLQKTAVLFH; encoded by the coding sequence ATGAGCACGAGTACCGAGGCGGGGATTATTCCCGCCCAGTCAGCGTTCCTGTCCAAGGAGCGGATCATCGCCAAGCCCGGTTTCAACCGTTGGCTGGTTCCACCGGCCGCGTTGGCCATTCACCTGTGCATCGGCATGGCCTATGGTTTTTCGGTGTTTTGGCTGCCGTTGTCCAAAGCCCTCGGCGTGACCGCGCCGGTGGCCTGCGCGCCAGACATGAGTTTTATTGCGCAGATTTTCTCGTCCCAGTGTGATTGGCCGATCTCGATGCTCGGCTGGATCTACACCTTGTTCTTCATCTTCCTCGGCTGCTCGGCAGCGATCTGGGGTGGCTGGCTGGAACATGCCGGGCCACGCAAGGCCGGTGTTGTTTCGGCGTTGTGCTGGTGCGGCGGTCTGCTGATTTCCGCGCTTGGGGTGTATACCCACCAGATCTGGCTGATGTGGATCGGCTCCGGCGTCATCGGCGGGATTGGCCTGGGGCTGGGCTACATCTCTCCGGTCTCGACGTTGATCAAGTGGTTCCCGGACAAGCGCGGCATGGCGACCGGCATGGCGATCATGGGCTTCGGCGGTGGTGCGATGGTCGGTGCTCCGCTGGCAGCAGCGCTGATGGGCCATTTCGCTTCGCCGGCTGGCGTCGGCGTGTGGCAGAGCTTCCTGGTGATGGCTGCGATCTACTTCGTGTTCATGATCGGCGGTGCGCTGTCGTACCGCGTTCCGCCGACCGGCTGGAAGCCTGAGGGCTGGACCGCCCCGGCGAAAAAAGCCGCGAACGCGATGATCACTCACCGTCACGTGCACGTTAACGTTGCGTGGAAAACCCCGCAGTTCCGTCTGGTGTGGCTGGTGCTGTGCCTGAACGTGTCGGCGGGTATCGGCATCCTCGGCATGGCGTCGCCGCTGTTGCAGGAAGTATTCGCCGGTAAATTGCTCGGCAACGATCTGACCTTTGGTCAGCTGGATGCTTCGCAATTGGCGTCGATCGCGGCAATCGCTGCCGGTTTCACTGGTTTGCTGAGTCTGTTCAATATCGGTGGGCGGTTCTTCTGGGCGTCGTTCTCCGACTACCTGGGCCGCAAAAACACCTACTTCGTGTTTTTCGCCCTGGGGTTTGCCCTGTATGCGTTGATCCCGAACCTTGGCCATCTGGGCAACATCGCGCTGTTCGTGGCGGCGTTCTGCATCATCCTGTCGATGTACGGCGGTGGTTTTGCGACGGTTCCGGCGTACCTGGCGGACCTGTTCGGTACGCAAATGGTCGGTGCGATCCACGGTCGTCTGCTGACTGCCTGGGCCGCTGCCGGCGTGCTCGGCCCGGTGTTGGTGAACTACCTGCGTGAGTACCAGTTGAGCATCGGCGTCGAACGCGCGGCTGCGTATGACATCACCCTGTACATCCTTGCGGGCCTGCTGGTGCTGGGTTTCCTCTGCAACCTGCTGGTGCGTCCGGTGGCGGATAAATACTTCATGAGCGATGCCGAGCTGGCCGTCGAACAGGCGCTGGGTCACGACAAAGGCGCGGACAGCACCACCGTGCTGGAGTGGAAAGCTTCCTCGGGCAGCGTGCCGTTGGCCATTGCCGCATGGCTGGTGGTGGGCATTCCGCTGGCGTGGGGCGTTTGGGTGACGTTGCAGAAGACAGCCGTCCTGTTCCACTAA
- a CDS encoding S41 family peptidase, with translation MLHLSRLNSLALTIALVIGAPLAFAAQPAPAVAPAGTAATTKAPLPLEELRTFAEVMDRIKAAYVEPVDDKTLLENAIKGMLSNLDPHSAYLGPEDFAELQESTSGEFGGLGIEVGAEDGFIKVVSPIDDTPASKAGIQAGDFIVKINGQPTRGQSMTEAVDKMRGKIGEKITLTLVRDGGAPFDVTLTRATIQVKSVKSQLLDSGYAYIRITQFQVKTGEEVSKALAKLRKDNGKKLSGIVLDLRNNPGGVLQAAVEVVDHFITKGLIVYTKGRIANSELRFTATGKDESEAVPMVVLINGGSASASEIVAGALQDQKRAVVMGTTSFGKGSVQTVLPLNNDRALKITTALYFTPNGRSIQAQGIVPDIEVRKAKITNEQDGEYFKEADLQGHLGNGNGGADKPTKSSGKAKPMPQDDDYQLAQALSLLKGLSITRGH, from the coding sequence ATGCTGCATTTGTCCCGCCTCAATTCGCTGGCCCTGACGATCGCTCTGGTGATCGGTGCGCCGTTGGCGTTTGCCGCTCAACCGGCCCCGGCGGTTGCGCCTGCGGGCACTGCTGCGACCACCAAGGCGCCATTGCCGCTGGAAGAGCTGCGCACCTTTGCCGAGGTCATGGACCGGATCAAGGCTGCCTATGTCGAACCGGTTGACGACAAGACCCTGCTGGAAAATGCCATCAAGGGCATGCTCAGCAACCTTGACCCACACTCCGCCTACCTCGGCCCGGAAGACTTTGCCGAGTTGCAGGAAAGCACCAGCGGCGAATTCGGCGGCCTGGGCATCGAAGTCGGCGCCGAAGACGGTTTCATCAAAGTCGTTTCGCCGATCGATGACACCCCTGCCTCAAAAGCCGGCATCCAGGCGGGTGACTTCATCGTCAAGATCAACGGCCAGCCAACCCGCGGCCAGAGCATGACCGAAGCCGTGGACAAGATGCGCGGCAAGATCGGCGAGAAGATCACTCTGACTCTGGTGCGCGATGGTGGTGCACCGTTCGACGTGACGCTGACCCGCGCGACCATCCAGGTCAAGAGCGTGAAGAGCCAGTTGCTGGATTCGGGCTACGCCTACATCCGCATCACCCAGTTCCAGGTCAAGACCGGTGAAGAGGTCTCCAAGGCCCTGGCCAAGTTGCGCAAGGACAATGGCAAGAAGCTCAGCGGCATCGTGCTTGACCTGCGCAACAACCCGGGCGGCGTGCTGCAAGCAGCGGTCGAAGTGGTCGACCACTTCATCACCAAAGGCTTGATCGTTTACACCAAGGGCCGTATCGCCAACTCTGAGCTGCGCTTCACTGCCACCGGCAAGGACGAAAGCGAAGCGGTGCCAATGGTCGTGCTGATCAACGGCGGTAGCGCCTCGGCCTCGGAAATTGTCGCCGGCGCCCTGCAAGATCAAAAACGCGCAGTGGTCATGGGCACCACCAGCTTCGGTAAAGGCTCGGTGCAAACCGTGCTGCCACTGAACAACGACCGTGCGCTGAAGATCACCACCGCGTTGTACTTCACGCCGAACGGGCGCTCGATCCAGGCCCAGGGCATCGTTCCGGACATCGAAGTGCGCAAGGCCAAGATCACCAACGAGCAGGACGGCGAATACTTCAAGGAAGCCGATCTGCAAGGTCACCTGGGCAATGGCAACGGCGGCGCCGACAAGCCAACCAAGTCCAGCGGCAAAGCCAAACCGATGCCACAGGACGACGATTACCAATTGGCCCAGGCCCTGAGCCTGCTCAAAGGCCTGAGCATCACCCGCGGCCACTGA
- a CDS encoding DUF2164 domain-containing protein: protein MAVKKKPPILTLTPEQENEANSKIKRFMEDRFELDLGSFEAAEILELFTREIAPHYYNRAIFDVQAHLKERFESIESDLWALEKN, encoded by the coding sequence ATGGCCGTCAAGAAAAAGCCGCCGATCCTCACGCTCACACCCGAGCAAGAGAACGAGGCCAACAGCAAGATCAAGCGTTTCATGGAAGACCGCTTCGAACTTGACCTTGGCTCGTTCGAGGCAGCTGAAATTCTTGAGCTGTTTACCCGCGAAATTGCTCCGCACTATTACAACAGGGCGATTTTCGATGTGCAGGCGCACCTCAAGGAGAGGTTCGAAAGCATCGAAAGCGACCTGTGGGCGCTCGAGAAAAACTGA
- the hisA gene encoding 1-(5-phosphoribosyl)-5-[(5-phosphoribosylamino)methylideneamino]imidazole-4-carboxamide isomerase, whose translation MLIIPAIDLKDGACVRLRQGRMEDSTVFSDDPVSMAAKWVEGGCRRLHLVDLNGAFEGQPVNGEVVTAIAKRYPNLPIQIGGGIRSLETIEHYVKAGVSYVIIGTKAVKDPAFVAEACRAFPGKVIVGLDAKDGFVATDGWAEISTVQVIDLAKQFEADGVSAIVYTDIAKDGMMQGCNVSYTAALAAATRIPVIASGGIHNLGDIKSLLDAKAPGIIGAITGRAIYEGTLDVAEAQAFCDSYKG comes from the coding sequence ATGCTGATTATTCCCGCTATCGATCTTAAAGACGGTGCCTGCGTACGTCTGCGCCAGGGCCGCATGGAAGATTCCACAGTGTTCTCCGATGACCCGGTGAGCATGGCTGCCAAGTGGGTGGAGGGCGGTTGCCGTCGCCTGCATCTGGTCGACCTGAACGGCGCCTTCGAAGGCCAGCCAGTCAACGGCGAAGTGGTCACTGCGATCGCCAAGCGCTACCCGAACCTGCCGATTCAGATCGGTGGTGGTATCCGCTCGCTGGAAACCATTGAACACTACGTGAAAGCGGGCGTGAGCTACGTGATCATCGGCACCAAAGCCGTTAAAGACCCGGCCTTCGTCGCCGAAGCCTGCCGCGCCTTCCCGGGCAAAGTTATCGTTGGTCTGGATGCGAAGGACGGTTTTGTCGCCACCGATGGCTGGGCTGAAATCAGCACTGTGCAGGTTATCGACCTGGCGAAGCAGTTTGAAGCCGACGGCGTGTCTGCGATCGTTTATACCGACATCGCCAAAGACGGCATGATGCAAGGCTGCAACGTGTCGTACACCGCAGCACTGGCCGCCGCCACGCGGATTCCGGTGATTGCGTCCGGCGGTATTCACAACCTCGGTGACATCAAGTCGCTGCTCGACGCCAAGGCGCCGGGGATCATCGGCGCCATCACCGGCCGGGCGATTTACGAAGGCACCCTCGACGTCGCTGAAGCGCAAGCTTTCTGCGATTCGTACAAAGGCTGA
- a CDS encoding divergent polysaccharide deacetylase family protein, whose protein sequence is MRLRVILSLLCCLAGAAHAAPAETAAPHKAYLSLIIDDLGQNLPRDRRVLALPGPVTTAIMPDTPHAAEFAREAHHAGKIVILHMPMDPATGPFAWHPELPIEELEKRLSAAFNAVPYTSGINNHMGSRMTAQQPAMTWLMAELQRRHKFFVDSRTSAQTVAAAEAQKIGLASVSRDVFLDDERTEDAIFTQLQTAISLAHKQGSAVMIGHPYPQTLAVLERELPKLKAQGIDWIDIKLMISVRSNKAMVGHGKDGVYR, encoded by the coding sequence ATGCGCTTGCGGGTCATCCTCAGCCTGCTGTGCTGTCTGGCGGGTGCTGCTCACGCGGCGCCTGCCGAGACGGCGGCACCACACAAGGCCTACCTGAGCCTGATCATCGATGACCTCGGGCAAAACCTGCCGCGCGACCGCCGTGTGCTGGCGCTGCCCGGACCGGTGACCACGGCAATCATGCCCGACACTCCCCACGCTGCCGAATTTGCCCGCGAGGCCCACCACGCCGGCAAGATCGTCATACTGCACATGCCCATGGACCCGGCCACCGGCCCGTTCGCCTGGCATCCCGAACTCCCCATCGAAGAGCTGGAAAAACGCCTGAGTGCGGCGTTCAACGCCGTGCCCTATACCAGCGGCATCAACAACCACATGGGCAGCCGCATGACCGCCCAGCAACCGGCCATGACCTGGCTGATGGCCGAACTGCAACGTCGGCACAAGTTCTTTGTAGACAGCCGTACCAGCGCCCAGACCGTCGCCGCCGCCGAGGCGCAGAAGATCGGTTTGGCGAGTGTTTCGCGAGATGTGTTTCTCGATGACGAGCGCACCGAGGACGCAATCTTCACTCAGCTACAGACCGCCATCAGCCTGGCCCACAAGCAAGGCTCTGCGGTGATGATCGGCCACCCCTATCCACAAACCCTGGCGGTGCTTGAGCGCGAACTGCCCAAGCTCAAGGCCCAGGGCATCGACTGGATCGATATCAAGTTGATGATCAGCGTGCGCAGCAACAAGGCGATGGTTGGGCACGGGAAGGACGGGGTTTACCGCTGA
- the hisH gene encoding imidazole glycerol phosphate synthase subunit HisH: MQTVAVIDYGMGNLHSVAKALEHVGAGKVLITSDASVIREADRVVFPGVGAIRDCMAEIRRLGFDSLVREVSQDRPFLGICVGMQALLERSEENDGVDCIGLFPGQVKFFGKGLHEDGEHLKVPHMGWNEVKQTVSHPLWHNIPDLARFYFVHSYYIAAGNPRQVVGSGHYGVDFAAALAEGSRFAVQFHPEKSHTHGLQLLQNFAAWDGRW; encoded by the coding sequence ATGCAGACGGTCGCGGTTATCGATTACGGCATGGGCAACCTGCACTCGGTGGCCAAGGCCCTCGAGCACGTCGGTGCCGGCAAGGTGCTGATCACCAGCGATGCCAGCGTGATTCGCGAAGCCGACCGGGTGGTTTTCCCCGGTGTGGGCGCGATTCGCGATTGCATGGCGGAGATCCGTCGCCTGGGCTTCGACTCGCTGGTGCGTGAAGTCAGCCAGGACCGTCCGTTCCTCGGCATCTGCGTGGGCATGCAAGCCTTGCTCGAACGCAGTGAAGAAAACGACGGCGTCGACTGCATCGGCCTGTTTCCCGGCCAGGTGAAGTTCTTCGGCAAAGGTCTGCATGAAGACGGCGAACACCTGAAAGTCCCGCACATGGGCTGGAACGAAGTGAAGCAGACGGTGAGTCATCCGCTGTGGCACAACATTCCGGACCTGGCGCGTTTCTACTTCGTGCACAGCTACTACATCGCCGCCGGCAATCCGCGTCAGGTCGTGGGTAGTGGTCACTACGGCGTCGACTTCGCCGCAGCGCTGGCCGAAGGTTCGCGTTTCGCTGTGCAGTTCCACCCGGAGAAGAGCCATACCCATGGCCTGCAATTGCTGCAGAACTTCGCTGCGTGGGACGGTCGCTGGTAA
- a CDS encoding acetyl-CoA sensor PanZ family protein, producing the protein MPIVVESLNEPSYQDQQDLQKIYHDAPRWLIAPFNDELQLIEHSLRDGSLIAGRFNDRLLGAARLHRQQDIWQLSHLCVRKITRRRGVAERLVSEAQKMAELAGAKLHLQAPAGHLEAQALAAKLKLPLDQL; encoded by the coding sequence ATGCCCATCGTCGTCGAATCGCTGAACGAACCCAGCTATCAGGATCAGCAGGATCTGCAGAAGATCTACCACGATGCTCCGCGCTGGCTGATTGCTCCGTTCAACGATGAACTGCAATTGATTGAACACAGCCTGCGCGACGGCTCGCTGATCGCTGGACGCTTCAATGACCGACTGCTTGGCGCGGCACGCCTGCACCGACAGCAGGACATCTGGCAGCTATCCCATTTGTGCGTGCGAAAAATCACCCGGCGCCGTGGCGTGGCTGAACGCCTGGTCAGCGAAGCGCAAAAAATGGCCGAGCTCGCGGGGGCCAAATTGCACTTGCAGGCTCCGGCCGGGCACCTCGAAGCCCAGGCACTGGCTGCCAAGCTCAAACTGCCGCTGGACCAGCTCTAG